One part of the Arachidicoccus terrestris genome encodes these proteins:
- the der gene encoding ribosome biogenesis GTPase Der encodes MSYTVAIVGRPNVGKSTFFNRLLEERKAIVDDVSGVTRDRQYGVTEWNGRSFNVIDTGGFVHGSEDVFEIEICKQVKTAIDEADVIIFMTDAATGITDLDDAMANMLRRTTKPVLVAVNKVDNNNRYLEATEFYILGFEKVFFISSISGSGTGELLDAVTELMPEETESSVENTDLPKIAIIGQPNVGKSSLLNALTGQERTIVSDIAGTTRDTIHTHYNLFQKEFILIDTAGIRKKNKEKDDLEFYSVIRAIKAMDEADTCLLLLDAEKGITAQDINIFSLAARKGKGITLLVNKWDLIEDKATNTARDYEKELKKRIAPFNDIPIVFISAKEKTRIFKAIEIALEVCENKKQRIATSKLNDVMLKAIEAYHAPVVRGNSIKIKYVMQLPTHVPSFAFFANYPDDIKTPYKNYLENQLRSHFNFKGVPVRIFFRKK; translated from the coding sequence ATGAGTTATACAGTAGCGATAGTAGGTCGGCCCAATGTAGGTAAGAGTACGTTTTTCAACCGCCTGCTGGAAGAAAGAAAAGCAATAGTGGATGATGTCAGCGGTGTGACCAGGGATCGCCAGTATGGTGTGACGGAATGGAATGGCCGTTCTTTTAACGTTATTGACACCGGTGGCTTTGTCCATGGCTCAGAAGATGTATTTGAAATCGAGATTTGCAAGCAAGTCAAAACAGCGATCGATGAGGCTGATGTAATCATTTTTATGACAGATGCAGCAACGGGGATCACTGATCTGGATGACGCAATGGCTAATATGTTGCGAAGAACAACTAAGCCCGTATTAGTAGCGGTGAATAAGGTAGATAATAATAACCGGTATTTAGAAGCAACTGAGTTTTATATACTGGGTTTTGAAAAGGTATTTTTTATCAGTTCAATAAGCGGTAGTGGTACTGGTGAGTTACTGGATGCTGTAACTGAACTAATGCCGGAAGAAACAGAAAGCTCCGTAGAAAATACAGATCTGCCTAAAATTGCCATTATAGGACAACCCAATGTCGGGAAATCGTCTCTGTTAAATGCGCTGACCGGTCAGGAAAGAACCATTGTCAGTGATATTGCAGGTACGACCAGGGATACGATCCATACCCATTATAATCTCTTTCAGAAAGAGTTTATTTTGATCGATACCGCAGGTATTCGTAAAAAAAACAAGGAAAAGGATGATCTGGAATTTTATTCAGTCATCCGGGCGATCAAAGCAATGGATGAGGCTGATACCTGTCTGCTCTTATTGGATGCGGAAAAAGGCATCACCGCGCAAGATATCAATATATTTTCACTGGCCGCCAGAAAGGGAAAGGGTATCACCTTGCTAGTTAATAAATGGGACCTGATCGAAGACAAAGCTACTAATACAGCCAGAGACTATGAAAAGGAGTTGAAAAAACGTATTGCACCGTTTAATGATATTCCTATCGTGTTTATCTCCGCAAAGGAAAAAACAAGGATCTTTAAGGCAATTGAAATAGCCTTGGAAGTCTGTGAGAATAAAAAGCAGCGTATTGCAACCAGTAAACTCAACGACGTGATGTTAAAGGCGATTGAGGCCTATCATGCACCGGTCGTAAGGGGTAATTCTATTAAGATCAAATATGTGATGCAATTGCCCACTCATGTCCCCTCTTTTGCCTTTTTTGCCAATTATCCGGACGATATTAAGACGCCCTATAAAAATTACTTAGAAAACCAGTTAAGGAGCCATTTTAACTTTAAGGGCGTACCCGTCCGAATTTTCTTCCGTAAAAAATAA
- the era gene encoding GTPase Era — MKSGFVNIFGKPNAGKSTLLNALLGEKLAIVSSKVQTTRHRIKGFLNKKDVYQIILSDTPGIIEPKYKLHQKMMGNVKSALEDADVAVLLVDIQDDWDECAKLFTSLRLKVPCIIAINKIDKANPDNVKAAKAFFGTLPYCRNVVTLSALNQKIFEKLIQAIVALLPEGMPFYDEDEMTDLPTKFFVGELIREKIYLLFGDEIPYHAAVLVNAFKEKTTLIKIQADIIVQRETQKMILIGEKGSMIKKIGTLAREDIEKFLEQKVFLELFVKVRPKWRESDAQLKEYGYN; from the coding sequence ATGAAATCTGGGTTTGTTAATATTTTCGGAAAGCCAAATGCGGGGAAAAGTACCCTGCTAAATGCCCTCTTGGGGGAAAAACTGGCTATTGTATCCAGTAAGGTACAAACTACTCGGCACAGAATTAAAGGTTTCTTGAATAAAAAGGATGTCTACCAGATCATTTTGTCCGATACGCCAGGCATCATCGAGCCTAAGTATAAATTGCATCAGAAAATGATGGGTAATGTTAAAAGTGCCCTGGAAGATGCAGATGTTGCCGTATTGCTGGTGGATATACAAGATGACTGGGATGAGTGTGCGAAACTTTTCACTTCCCTTCGCCTAAAAGTTCCTTGTATCATCGCCATCAACAAAATCGACAAGGCCAATCCGGACAATGTAAAGGCGGCTAAAGCTTTTTTTGGCACGCTGCCTTATTGCAGGAACGTTGTTACACTGAGTGCCCTTAATCAGAAAATCTTTGAGAAACTAATCCAGGCTATTGTAGCGTTATTGCCGGAGGGTATGCCGTTTTATGACGAGGATGAGATGACCGATTTACCTACCAAATTTTTTGTGGGTGAGCTTATACGGGAAAAGATCTATTTGCTTTTCGGTGATGAGATTCCTTATCACGCGGCTGTCCTGGTTAATGCTTTCAAAGAGAAAACGACATTGATCAAAATACAGGCCGATATCATTGTGCAAAGAGAAACCCAGAAGATGATCCTTATAGGAGAGAAGGGGTCGATGATCAAAAAAATCGGTACACTGGCCCGGGAAGATATCGAGAAATTCCTGGAACAAAAGGTTTTTCTGGAGCTTTTTGTTAAAGTGCGCCCTAAATGGCGGGAAAGTGATGCTCAGCTAAAAGAATACGGTTATAATTAA